The following proteins are co-located in the Gavia stellata isolate bGavSte3 chromosome 18, bGavSte3.hap2, whole genome shotgun sequence genome:
- the ZDHHC4 gene encoding palmitoyltransferase ZDHHC4 → MDFLTLFMIYLCFVLTTIALLCICSGRKESFLTRSVNGASQVLSFVIPTQLQRVTQRVLHRLFHTRSCLFVVLHIVLQAAVYGEYTWEVFVYCGELQFHLLLLLLPYLLLAGNVGCFVLCSRANPGIITKSNHASLVKIYAYDGVLFQKGIVCPTCNMEKPARSKHCSSCSMCVHRFDHHCVWVNNCIGAFNAKYFFLYLFTLTAMAATIAIITAAFLIQVVLLSNMMHGSYIDDQGQEHAVEILFLIQHLFLTFPRIVFMLGFVILLTLVLGAYCCFNLYLALTNQTSNEWYKSRRYGHSHHLTLQPHDRRVVYKNIYSKGVWMNLKEIFKPPTVLERKKKT, encoded by the exons ATGGACTTTCTGACGCTCTTCATGATTTACCTGTGTTTTGTTCTCACGACTATTGCGCTACTCTGCATCTGCTCGGGAAGAAAGGAGAGTTTCCTCACAAGGAGTGTCAACGGTGCAAGCCAG GTACTGTCATTTGTAATCCCCACACAGCTCCAGAGAGTGACACAGAGGGTGCTTCACAGGCTCTTCCACACAAG aagctgtttgtttgttgtCCTGCACATAGTCTTGCAGGCTGCTGTGTACGGGGAATACACATGGGAGGTGTTTGTTTACTGCGGGGAGCTGCAgttccacctcctcctcctgctgctgccctacctgctgctggctgggaacGTGGGCTGCTTCGTTCTCTGCTCCCGGGCCAATCCTG GTATAATAACAAAGTCAAATCATGCATCACTCGTTAAGATTTATGCATATGATGGTGTATTATTTCAGAAAGGCATCGTGTGTCCTACGTGCAACATGGAGAAGCCAGCCAGATCAAAGCATTGCA GTTCCTGCAGTATGTGTGTGCACCGTTTCGATCACCACTGCGTGTGGGTCAACAACTGCATCGGTGCCTTCAATGCGAAGTATTTCTTCCTGTACCTCTTCACACTGACTGCCATGGCTGCAACCATTGCAATCAtcacagcagcatttctcaTCCAAGTGGTGCTGCTGTCAAATATGATGCATGGGAGTTACATTGATGACCAAGGACAAGAGCACGCTGTTGAGATTCTCTTTCTCATTCAG caCCTCTTCTTGACTTTTCCTAGGATTGTCTTCATGCTTGGTTTTGTTATTCTCCTCACACTCGTACTGGGTGCGTACTGCTGCTTCAATCTATACTTGGCCTTAACCAACCAAACTTCCAATGAATGGTATAAATCCAGAAGATATGGGCATTCCCACCATCTAACACTGCAGCCTCATGACAGACGAGTTGTCTACAAAAACATTTACTCTAAAGGAGTCTGGATGAATTTAAAGGAAATCTTTAAGCCTCCTACAGtgttagaaagaaagaagaaaacatga
- the E4F1 gene encoding transcription factor E4F1: protein MEAAMATSAGPAGLTAAAAEEREGAAAAGSGPAAPPTGPAAFLSLPAPFSEEDEDDVHKCGRCQSEFTSLEEFVQHKLQKVCQRAPEALAAASAGLLNQEAQKVVPSVEESITVAHIVVEASSIAEEIGNASAIVGSGHIKEVIVAGDHVFENPNGHVDGEVTEEQGNPDDQEQDISTELIKVKLLVNKEGRYVCELCQKTFKTASILKAHMITHSSRKDYECKLCGTSFRTKGSLIRHHRRHTDERPYKCKKCGKSFRESGALTRHLKSLTPCTEKIRFNMNKEIVVNKDDLPTGSCSSNTDPVSSIASESIETSPVIHLVTDAKGNVLHEVHVQMQELPVVDAKSLDQDQSHPEELPCEGEVSSENLLRQAMRNSGIVIERVAMEEMQKPDEPAVAATEELENEVVEAEEEPCGEQCVEVEQAESTDAERTNGYKSYVCPHCNEAFSEATSLETHIKGHLDYKPFKCEECGKEFTKGYLLKKHQEVHVNERRFRCGECGKLYKTIAHVKGHRRVHSDERPYSCPKCGKRYKTKNAQQVHFRTHLEDKPYVCQYCSRGFREKGSLVRHIRHHTGEKPFKCYKCGRGFAEHGTLNRHLKTKGGCLLALKEVEEVMVSEESQSADNLAATVISEDPHTVLVEFSSVVADTQEYIIETATEDMETSEATEIIEGTRHEVDSHIMKVVQQIVNQANSGHQIIVQNVTVAENSEVTTDTADTITIATPESLTEQVAMTLASAIGEGAVLTTEGSIETEEATVTMVASEDIEIMEHAGEFVIASQEGEVEVQTVIV from the exons ATGGAGGCCGCGATGGCAAcgagcgcggggccggcggggcttACGGCAGCCGCGGCCGAGGAGCGCGagggggcggcggccgcgggctccggccccgccgcgccgcccaccggccccgccgcctTCCTCAGCCTCCCGGCGCCCTTCAGCGAGGAAG ATGAAGATGACGTGCATAAGTGTGGTCGCTGCCAGTCGGAGTTCACCTCCTTGGAAGAATTTGTGCAACACAAATTACAAAAGGTCTGCCAGCGAGCTCCAGAAGCTCTTGCTGCCGCATCAGCAGGGCTCCTCAACCAAGAAGCACAAAAG GTCGTTCCTTCTGTCGAGGAGTCAATAACTGTTGCTCATATAGTTGTTGAAGCATCTTCAATAGCAGAGGAAATCGGCAACGCATCAGCTATAGTAG GTAGTGGGCACATCAAAGAAGTCATTGTTGCGGGAGACCACGTTTTTGAAAACCCAAATGGTCACGTTGATGGGGAAGTCACTGAAGAGCAAGGCAACCCTGACGATCAGGAGCAGGATATTTCCACAGAACTGATAAAGGTTAAGCTGCTGGTTAACAAAGAAGGGCGATATGTATGCGAGTTATGCCAGAAGACATTTAAAACA GCCAGCATCCTCAAAGCTCACATGATcactcacagcagcagaaaggactATGAATGTAAACTCTGTGGAACTTCCTTTAGGACAAAAGGGTCTCTGATTCGACACCATCGGCGTCACACTG ATGAAAGACCTTACAAATGCAAGAAATGTGGGAAAAGCTTTCGGGAATCGGGAGCTTTGACTCGGCACCTGAAATCTCTGACACCTTGCACCGAAAAAATTCGCTTCAACATGAACAAAGAAATAGTAGTCAATAAAGATGATTTGCCAACAG GATCCTGTAGTTCAAACACAGACCCCGTTTCATCGATAGCGAGTGAATCCATCGAGACCTCACCCGTCATTCATCTCGTGACAGACGCAAAAGGCAACGTTCTTCATGAAGTCCACGTCCAAATGCAGGAACTTCCTGTTGTAGATGCGAAATCCCTGGACCAAGAT CAGTCGCATCCTGAGGAGCTGCCGTGTGAGGGGGAAGTGAGCAGTGAGAATCTGCTGAGGCAGGCCATGAGGAATTCGGGTATTGTGATAGAGAGAGTCGCTATGGAGGAAATGCAGAAGCCAGACGAGCCTGCTGTAGCTGCTACAGAAGAACTAGAAAATGAAGTGgtggaagcagaagaggagcCATGTGGGGAACAGTGTGTTGAAGTAGAACAAGCCGAGTCT ACagatgcagaaagaacaaatggGTACAAAAGTTACGTTTGCCCTCACTGTAATGAAGCCTTCAGTGAAGCTACTTCCCTCGAAACACACATCAAAGGTCATTTAG ATTACAAGCCTTTTAAGTGTGAGGAGTGTGGCAAAGAGTTCACGAAGGGCTATCTGCTAAAAAAGCACCAAGAAGTGCACGTGAATGAACGGCGTTTCCGCTGCGGAGAGTGTGGCAAGCTCTACAAGACCATTGCACACGTGAAGGGGCATCGAAGAGTGCATTCTGATGAGCGGCCGTATTCCTGTCCAAAGTGTGGCAAGCGGTACAAGACAAAG AATGCCCAGCAAGTTCATTTCCGTACGCATTTAGAGGATAAGCCTTACGTCTGTCAGTACTGCAGTCGGGGTTTTCGGGAAAAGGGCTCGCTGGTCCGTCACATCCGCCATCACACGGGGGAAAAGCCTTTTAAATGTTACAAGTGCGGGCGAGGGTTTGCAGAGCATGGCACTCTCAACAGGCACTTAAAAACCAAAG GTGGCTGCCTCCTTGCTTTGAAAGAGGTGGAAGAAGTGATGGTGTCTGAGGAAAGTCAGTCAGCCGACAACTTAGCTGCAACAGTCATTTCTGAAGATCCTCACACTGTTTTGGTGGAGTTTTCTTCAGTGGTGGCAGACACTCAGGAATACATCATTGAG actGCTACGGAAGACATGGAGACCAGCGAAGCTACTGAAATAATAGAGGGAACAAGACATGAG GTCGACAGCCACATTATGAAGGTTGTGCAGCAAATAGTTAATCAAGCAAACTCTGGTCACCAGATCATTGTACAGAATGTCACCGTGGCAGAGAACTCTGAAGTAACCACAGACACTGCGGACACCATCACCATCGCGACCCCTGAAAGCCTCACGGAGCAGGTCGCTATGACGCTGGCTTCCGCCATCGGCGAAGGAGCAGTGCTGACCACGGAGGGTAGCATTGAGACGGAAGAAGCAACGGTGACGATGGTGGCATCCGAGGACATTGAAATAATGGAACATGCAGGAGAGTTTGTGATCGCCTCCCaggagggggaggtggaagTCCAGACTGTGATTGTGTAA
- the PGP gene encoding glycerol-3-phosphate phosphatase — protein sequence MAGGGPRRCRRLEAEAARAVLGAADTLLFDCDGVLWRGEAEVGGAAAALGRLAAAGKRLCYVTNNSSRTRAAYTEKLRRLGFPPAEPRHVFGSAYCAARYLRQALPPGAAAYVLGSPALAAELEAVGVPHLGPGPAALPGPAPADWAQAPLDPAVRAVLVGFDEHFSYAKLCQALRYLLRGGPGCLLVGTNRDHRLPLEGGTAIPGTGCLVKAVETAAQREAFIVGKPNRYMFDCVASEFDIDPARTIMVGDRLDTDILMGNSCGLTTLLTLTGVTTLDEVKGHQESDCPARQSLVPDYYVDSIADLLPALGD from the exons AtggcgggcggcgggccgcggcggtgccggcgGCTGGAGGCTGAGGCGGCCCGCGCCGTGCTGGGCGCCGCCGACACGCTGCTCTTCGACTGCGACGGCGTGCTGTGGCGGGGCGAGGCGGAggtgggcggcgcggcggcggcgctgggccggctggcggcggcgggcaaGCGCCTCTGCTACGTGACCAACAACAGCAGCCGGACGCGCGCGGCCTACACCGAGAAGCTGCGGCGGCTGGGCTTCCCGCCCGCCGAGCCCCGCCACGTCTTCGGCTCGGCCTACTGCGCCGCCCGCTACCTCCGCCAGGCCCTgccgcccggcgccgccgcctACGTGCTGGGCAGCCCCGCGCTCGCCGCCGAGCTGGAGGCCGTCGGCGTCCCGCACCtggggcccggccccgccgccctgcccggccccgcgcccgccgaCTGGGCCCAGGCGCCGCTCGACCCCGCCGTGCGCGCCGTCCTGGTCGGTTTCGACGAGCACTTCAGCTACGCCAAGCTGTGCCAGGCCCTGCGCTACCTCCTGCGCGGCGGCCCCGGCTGCCTCCTCGTCGGCACCAACCGCGACCACCGCCTCCCGCTCGAGGGCGGCACCGCCATCCCCg GAACTGGCTGCCTGGTCAAAGCGGTGGAGACGGCAGCCCAACGCGAGGCATTCATCGTAGGAAAGCCCAACCGGTACATGTTCGATTGCGTGGCGAGCGAGTTCGACATCGATCCCGCTCGTACCATCATGGTGGGAGACCGGCTGGACACCGACATCCTCATGGGCAATAGCTGCGGCCTCACCACCCTGCTGACGCTTACCGGGGTCACCACGCTGGACGAAGTGAAGGGCCACCAGGAGAGCGACTGTCCTGCCCGGCAGAGCCTGGTTCCCGATTACTACGTCGATAGCATAGCCGACCTGCTCCCAGCGCTGGGGGATTAG
- the BRICD5 gene encoding BRICHOS domain-containing protein 5 — protein MDILDLLQDRRAAAALTAPSRTFWIILSVALFFAVVGISVAGFLTFSPSSAQADSQLVRLTLQGQQDPLRNQTALVDRSRSTVTYYVTSQSNHSAVVLYDGRNGYVCYKPEEQHACYLRRMDAWDLQTLQTSLNASEQRADQLLNQNNQTKYYREFLGILAGEQADPKSLGGAVQTLCEQTSIFWVRRGEGPGKQRLIYLCIDICFPSNICVSICFYYLPE, from the exons ATGGACATTTTGGATTTACTGCAG GACAGGAGGGCCGCAGCAGCTCTCACGGCTCCGTCCAGGACGTTCTGGATCATCTTGTCTGTTGCCTTGTTTTTTGCAGTTGTTGGCATCAGCGTGGCGGGGTTTCTCACCttctcccccagctctgcccag GCTGACTCGCAGCTCGTCCGGCTAACGCTCCAGGGCCAGCAAGACCCGCTGAGGAATCAGACAGCCTTGGTGGACAGGTCCAGGAGCACCGTGACCTACTACGTAACCTCGCAGAGTAACCACAGCGCTGTGGTGCTGTATGACGGCAGGAAC GGCTACGTGTGCTACAAGCCGGAGGAGCAGCACGCGTGCTACCTGAGGAGGATGGACGCCTGGGACCTCCAGACCCTACAGACCTCCCTCAATGCGTCCGAGCAGAGA GCGGATCAGCTGCTAAATCAGAATAACCAGACCAAGTACTACCGGGAGTTCCTGGGCATTCTGGCGGGGGAACAGGCGGACCCCAAAAGCCTGGGGGGGGCTGTCCAGACCCTGTGTGAGCAGACGTCCATCTTCTGGGTCAGGAGAGGGGAGG GTCCGGGGAAGCAGCGGCTGATCTACCTTTGCATTGACATCTGTTTTCCAAGCAACATCTGTGTGTCTATCTGCTTCTATTACCTCCCTGAGTAA